A single region of the Peromyscus eremicus chromosome 16_21, PerEre_H2_v1, whole genome shotgun sequence genome encodes:
- the Rxrb gene encoding retinoic acid receptor RXR-beta isoform X3 — protein sequence MPPPPLGSPFPVISSSMGSPGLPPPAPPGFSGPVSSPQINSTVSLPGGGSGPPEDVKPPVLGVRGLHCPPPPGGPGAGKRLCAICGDRSSGKHYGVYSCEGCKGFFKRTIRKDLTYSCRDNKDCTVDKRQRNRCQYCRYQKCLATGMKREAVQEERQRGKDRDGDGDGAGAAPEEMPVDRILEAELAVEQKSDQGVESPGGTGGSGSSPNDPVTNICQAADKQLFTLVEWAKRIPHFSSLPLDDQVILLRAGWNELLIASFSHRSIDVRDGILLATGLHVHRNSAHSAGVGAIFDRSLSRVLTELVSKMRDMRMDKTELGCLRAIILFNPDAKGLSNPGEVEVLREKVYASLETYCKQKYPEQQGRFAKLLLRLPALRSIGLKCLEHLFFFKLIGDTPIDTFLMEMLEAPHQLA from the exons ATGCCACCCCCTCCACTGGGCTCCCCCTTCCCAGTCATCAGTTCTTCCATGGGGTCCCCAGGTCTGCCCCCTCCGGCTCCCCCAGGATTCTCCGGGCCTGTCAGCAGTCCTCAG ATTAACTCCACAGTGTCGCTCCCTGGGGGTGGGTCTGGCCCCCCTGAAGATGTGAAGCCACCGGTCTTAGGGGTCCGAGGCCTGCACTGTCCACCCCCTCCAGGTGGCCCTGGGGCTGGCAAACGGCTATGTGCAATCTGCGGGGACCGGAGCTCAG GCAAGCACTATGGCGTTTACAGCTGCGAAGGCTGCAAGGGCTTCTTCAAACGCACCATCCGGAAGGACCTGACCTACTCCTGCCGTGACAACAAAGACTGCACGGTGGACAAGCGCCAGCGGAACCGCTGCCAGTACTGCCGCTATCAGAAGTGCCTGGCCACTGGCATGAAGAGGGAGG CGGTCCAGGAGGAGCGGCAGCGGGGGAAGGACAGAGATGGGGATGGGGACGGGGCTGGGGCAGCCCCTGAGGAGATGCCTgtggacaggatcctggaggccgAGCTTGCCGTGGAGCAGAAGAGTGACCAGGGCGTTGAGAGCCCAGGGGGAACCGGGGGCAGCGGCAGCAGC CCCAATGACCCGGTGACTAACATCTGCCAGGCAGCTGACAAACAGCTGTTCACACTCGTTGAGTGGGCCAAGAGGATCCCACACTTCTCCTCCCTACCTCTGGATGACCAGGTCATATTGCTGCGGGCAG GCTGGAATGAGCTCCTCATTGCTTCCTTCTCCCATCGGTCCATCGATGTCCGAGATGGCATCCTCCTGGCCACAGGTCTTCACGTGCACAGAAACTCAGCCCATTCCGCAGGCGTGGGAGCCATCTTTGATCG GTCCCTCTCCAGGGTGCTGACAGAGCTAGTGTCCAAAATGCGTGACATGAGGATGGACAAGACAGAGCTGGGCTGCCTGCGGGCAATCATTCTGTTTAATCCAG ATGCCAAGGGCCTCTCCAACCCCGGAGAGGTGGAGGTCCTGCGGGAGAAGGTCTATGCGTCCCTGGAGACCTACTGCAAGCAGAAGTACCCCGAGCAGCAAGGCCG GTTTGCTAAGCTGCTGCTACGTCTTCCCGCCCTCCGCTCCATCGGCCTCAAGTGTCTGGAGCACCTGTTCTTCTTCAAGCTCATTGGCGACACCCCCATCGACACCTTCCTCATGGAGATGCTCGAGGCTCCCCACCAGCTAGCCTGA